From Solea senegalensis isolate Sse05_10M linkage group LG16, IFAPA_SoseM_1, whole genome shotgun sequence:
attgtattttattgttgtggctgTTTAGGTTGAGGGAGGGTGTAagaaagatggaggagaagcACTTTTCAGAGAACACCGAGGAACATGTGGAGTTCCTGCCGGTCGAGTGGCGCTCCAAACTCACTCTGGATGGAGGTCAGTGTGTGATAAATAACTATACGTGTGACTGAATGCATGTTTGTAttctctttctttgtttggttCGTGCTTTTGTTCCTATGTGCCTAAAGTCCCCGTAATAAAAAGGGACAGTAATAAAGCCGAGCCGTTGTCCATTAATCTGCtgtaatatatactgtatatagactTGTGTTGAAATcaaaagtcaataaataaaattagccaagaaaattaattaatttccgTTAGATTAATTGGTTTAAGCTcctgaaaattaaatattattaagtTAATGTTCACTGTTTGAGGCAttctaaatacatttaattattaattgtaaataataattatatataaattgatcatacattaaaaaaaaagttaagatCATGTGGTATTGAATCTCTCCTCTGATATTGGTGGTATGTTTCTGTAGATACGGTAGACTCAATCACACCTGACAAAGTGAGGGGACTAAGAGATCTCCTCAACAGCAGTGCAATGGACATCATGTACTACAACAGCCCCCTTTATAGAGATGAGGTAAGAGTCGCACACTTAAAGAAAGTCCCAGACATATCTGTTCATGTCACTCCTCTTCCATTAAACTTCTTTCTTCATTGTCTCCGCAGATTACCAAGGGACTGACACAGGAGCTAAACAGACTGTACACACTTTTTTGCTCCCGGAATCCTGGGTTTGAAGAGCAGGGAGGAAAAGTGTCCATAGTGTCTCACTCCCTCGGCTGCGTCATCACCTACGACATCATGACAGGGTGGGACCCCGTGCGCTTCTGCCTGCAGGAGCATCATGCTGTGGAAGAGGAGCTGGACCCGCGCTGGATGTCCTATGAAGAGAGACACCTTTTAGAACAGTTACGCATGACGAGGAATAGGTAGGTTTTCGTGAATGTACAGTAGATCAGATTGCATGGAAAGCTAATGCCACTGTGTAGGATCTGCAGAGATTTTAGGGAAGAGTTTCTCCAAAGGTCTCAGGGAGGTCTGAAgctcacattttaatgtttttttaagtttttctttgGATGTTTCAACCATTCTTTCCTCTAAATTCAATATGGAACCTATACCGTGTCTGTTTTATAAGTGTAATCAGTTGGCATGTTGTGATTTCTCATGGTCAAATGGAGGGAAGAGGATTTTGAGTGAGGTAGAAATGCAAACTTTACATATAAAGCAGATAATAATACAACTGATGTAAAAACTAGAATATCCATGAAgttcttaatttatttatataagttATGGTCACTGTGCTTTTTGCTTATGACAGGTTGCGAGTACTGGAAAATCAACTCCTCACACTGGAGGCCTCCAGACCATCAGCACCTCCAGCCCTTAAGTTTAAGGCAAGGAGCTTAGTTTGTAAATGCACTTTATGTGCACAATATGATACTactctgaataaataaatactattgACTTTGGTCGTTTGTCTTACAGGTGGAGAACTTTTTCTGCATGGGTTCTCCTCTTGCAGTGTTCTTAGCTCTGAGGGGTATCCGCCCTGGGAGCAGCTGCCACCAGGACCACATCCTTCCAACCTCCATCTGCAGCAGACTCTTCAATGTCTTCCACCCAACAGACCCTGTGGTCAGTCTCTCTGTGCCCCAGCCCGTACAGATGCTCTTTCTGTTAGGGTTATGACAATATGTTGAGGATTTTAGTGCATTTTATTTGGGAagttttgcttctttttttttcctggaccTATTTGCTGAAAGGTAACCAAAGATTTATTGCACTCCACAGGCCTATAGACTGGAGCccctcctcctcaaacactaTAGCAATATCTCTCCTGTTCAGATACACTGGTAAGAAAATCTTTTTACACTTAAATGTTGTTACAATATGAATTTTCTGCATTGATGGCATTCGTTTTCTGCTGCAGGTGTAGTGCCACAAACCCCACATCCTACGATGAGATCCGGCCAACCTTCCTTAACCCCGTCAAAGAGCCAACATCTGACACTGAGAGCATTCCCAGCCCGAGCACTTCCCCGGTCCTCCCCCGCAGGCACTATGGAGAATCCATCACCAGTCTCGGCAAGGCCAGCATTCTGGGTAAGACAGGACTATCTCTTCCCTAATTTCTGGTCCAAACCTACTTATGAATGTTAATGTGACTGAAAGTGTGAACAAGTCATATTTGCCTGTAATTATCCCTTTTTCTGAAGTAATGTGACATGCTCATTCTGCTGCAATGAACAGTGCCATCATGTGGACAGATGGAGAATGTGCTCATGTAATGTATTGCTCGGAACTACAACCCATTATGCATATGTCTGTCCTCATGCAGGGGCGGCGAGCATAGGAAAAGGAATTGGAGGCATCCTCTTCTCACGTTTCTCGCGCTCCAACAGTCAGCCTTCAGTGTCTTTAGGACTCGAGGGAGTGGCAAACCCTGAGGAAGATGAGCAGAAACGGGCAGAAAGTCAGTCCGCCTACGGCCTCTCCACCATGACTCGACCCACCTCACCGACCAACGACTCGTCATGTAAGTTCACTCACCTGTTTGCACACTAAAATATCATAGAGGAGAAGCAGGAGTTATTCCCTCACGTGAATGTTTACTACTTTTATGTGTGTCCTACAGTGGAGCTGGAGCGGCGCATTGACTTTGAGCTCAGAGAAGGTCTGGTGGAGAGTCGCTATTGGTCAGCagtcacatcacacacaggctACTGGTGCTCACATGATATAGCACTCTTCCTGTTGACTTTCATATACAAGCAGAGGTCGGCCTCTGGCCCAGCAGAAGAAGCTCCAGATCCAGAATGAGTCAGCACATCAATTACAACTCATACACTTGAATTGTGTCTTCTAAGCACGAAAGGGTTTGTCATGTTCTTTTCAAGACACAGAAATAGACTTCAATCGTTTATTTTTCATGCACACAAACTGGTTAAACACACGTTTCCTTATCTCCCTGCGATccagctttttttaaatatttggaaATCATTATTGACAAACTAATGTCGTTCCAAGATGTGCACTGTTTAGTTTGTACACAATCGTGCACCCTAAGGGTGACAATGATGCACCAGGAACCCCTGTGGAGGTGAACCCTTTTACCAATATGGACAgatgttatatgtatataaacaatgAAAGTCTAATGAGTTTGATGCATAGGACTTTTTTGCACCCAGTGAAGAGAGTTCTGACTTTGTCCCTCAGCCTGGTAGTGAAGTTTCCTTAAGTTTACTGATATTTAATAATGCTTCACCCAACCTCTATTCCAATGACTGATTTTGAAGCCTTGTGACACACTTGCctgaccctctctctctctctctctctctctctctccatgagACTTTTagttctgttcttttctttgacattgAGCAGAAATAAATAGAACTGTCAAAATGAGTagatctttaaaaataaacttttatttattagattTCATGAAACATAATGCTAACAAGCAAATCATATGCCTTTCTGTATTAGCCaaacttactttttttttgtttgtttttatttttgtttttttaacaaaacttgaggcattattatttttagcattttagaaatatgaaaacagaCTTTCAGTTTTTAGTTTGTCTTCCTCTATGACACGATTGCCTATCATTTAACAGTACCTAATTAAAACAGATACGACATGCTCATACCACAGTGAAACCAAACAGGATTAGGTTAAAAATGTCTCTTAATGCCACAGTtacagctgaacacacacaggactttTATTACTTTGCATTTGACATAACGTTTACAGTCACGTTACTCATGTTCCATCGATTCTTAAACAGGGAGTGGGCATTTCTAGTTATTTTTTAACACAGTTTATGTCTCTCAGTCAGTTAAGATCTCTCAAAGATGTCATTGCTAGACAAGAGGTCTCACTAGACAGTCTCATCTCACTCAACAAATCTGCGTGTCTTTCTATGGGGGATGAGGCACTGATGAGGTTATAAagtttgatgtatttatttctttaaaaaaaggaatatgtatatgtatatacatatatttttccTAATGATTTTCAGGCTCTTGTGGGCATAAATATGATTCCCATCTTGGGATAATGGGATTGAAACTTGTGGCCAAGTGCATGTGTCTAGCTTGTTGTCTGCTCTGCTTTAGTAATGCTAAGGCTAATTTCACAATTTCATGAACACAACATTGGCCTCCAGTAGCTCCAAGTAGCTCTAGCTAATGAAAACACTCAAAGGTTGCCCTCTTCACCCTTTTGTGAATTGATGACTTTCTCACAGATTTGAGAAATGGATATGgatttcatataaatataaaaaaggttGGCTTTAGTTTTAAAATTTCCAGCAACTAAACAAATATGATCACCTAATTgacctattttttttattttttttattattttttttttttaaacattaccAGTTATCTGGTTATTATGGCCCTGGTTAGAAAGCATTCTCTGTTTGCATTGTGTCATGTTAATAGTAAATGGATATTTGGGGGGGAGACACTGCAGAGCGTGCCAACACACACCTAAATGACGTGTTTTGTGGTCTTAATTGAATAGAAAAATTCCTTTTGATTGTGTATGGATGTCTAATGAGATCATCTATGACATGGTTGCAATGGATAAAGACGCTGAACCAACCTTAAGATGGATATTTATAGACTTACATTTGAGTGCTGTCAAGTGTCAAATTTCCTTTGGGCTCTTACTCGTTATATCACAAATATAAAagagtgtgttttaatgtgttgaaATGCAGGCTGCTGCTTTTGAGGCAACACAATCAAGGGCTTTCAGTTCATTCTTgttcaatgtgtgtgtaatgtgtgcaAAGGCCTACTGACTGAACCAGGCTCCCCTTTAAGCTGACCACACAGTCGTACAAAAGAAAAGGGAGAGTGATATGAAAGTATTTCTATATTTGACCAGATGGATCTTGCACATTTATCAGCTAAGAATTGCACAGAAATTATATAGGAAGtctaatgctgtttttttatttatttccattttgcATGTTATATCGCAGCAAAGTCAAGAAAATTGAACACTGAATGCTATTAACCTTGAAAACCTTAGCCATGCaatgcaaaatacaaaaaaacagatctCTGGTTGCCTCTGCATCTTAAAATCACACAGTATGGATTCAGACGCACTCTGTAGGAGAGTGTGTGAGGACAGACCTGTgtaataatgacaaaaatgttCCTGCCCGTGTTTGTGATTGACTGTGAGTTTCCAAAATATATGTGAAATTTGCACTTTTTCCCATGTGAGCAATTCTTGATTTTAGCACAGGTGTTCCAGTGTCACTCTGCATGCTAAACATTGATTAAAAAGCAAGAAAATTGGATAAAATTGAAGATAATCAAGGAACCTTTAAATGCACATTCTGATTTATGactttatattcttttttcttttttttgttaaagataTGACGAGCATCAGGGAAACGTCCACTGTAGATTATGTAAATACAATGCTTTTTTTGACACCAGTTTGAAGCCATTATGAAGTCAAATGTACAAGTAATGTCACACACGTGTTGTTGTAAAGTTGATAAAGAAGGGTCTGCAGCCATATTTACACTCATTGATAAAGACAAACGCACACTGTGGGtgttttgaatgaaatgtgttgaACTTTATGTATGTTACCATTGTTAACTTTGAATGGAtctgaaattgtttttgtttttttgtgtccattCCTAGAGCTGTGCAATAACCCATGCCTGTAATGGATTCTAACTGCCATCCAAAgcattgtatttatttccttttattaaagtatttcctcattttttgttttggatgCACTGACCACATCTTCTTCTGTTGTATGTCACCGATTGTAGAAGTGGAAACGTTGAATTTTTGCACCGTAGGAGGAGGTTGGAATGATGAGAGGAAGATGGTCCCATTTCTCACTTCTAGGCTGGAGTACAAGAGATCCATTTGTTCATCTGAGCGTCTTGTCAGATTCTTTCCAGGACGCCCCCCTCATGTGAATCACAAAGCTTACTTATAAATTCTAAATGGCCTTCATTGTTCATGGCTTCCACATGAATTACTGGGGGTTTTAATGCAGTTTAGCAACATCTGCAAAGCATGGCTCACAGATGGGACCAGTTAGCTTTCAGGCTATTTTCCTAAATAATAAATTAGGCCCTCCTATTCTGCTTTTGGCCAGAAGAGGTCAGTCATCTGTTACTAAAACCGAAACAAAGACTCTATTGACCATTTGTTGTCTAGTGTCTCCcatatttatttccttttaactAACTGAGCTGTTTTAACAAAATTAAGAGTTATGTTTTTTAGGCTGAAATTATATGATTGTCAGTTGACATAGATGCATATGAAGTTGTAATCGACAATCCGAATGCTGAGAAACGGCTTTCTTTTTTGTACTAAACATGACTCATGCAGAGTTTAAACCTCTGCAAGGCCTCTCCTCACATCATTCACCTCATCTCtctcccctccacctcctcctttttCATCCACATCATCAGCAGCCAAGTCAGCTCTGTATCTGACTCCCTCACTCCGCATCTGACTAAGTCAAATGTTTACTTTGCAATTAAAACACAGCCTATAAAAGGCAATGGGTCGGCTGCCAGACACTGACGAGGGGGTCGGGGCTGTAGGGAGAAACGTTATTAATCGCTTTGATGCAGGCTGAGGTCTGAAGGCCCAGATTCCTGAGCTGGAGGACCAGTGCTGAGCGAGTTTAACGGGGGACCGAGCCAGAAACACGGATGATTCATGTGTCTTCACTGCAGACCACTTCAAGAGCTggagtgtgctgctgctgctgctgctgctgctgctgctgctgctgctgctgctgctgctgctactgcctctgctgctgtggaaagaaaagaaactctCATTTGAGTGATGATTACattaaattgctgtttttcaccTAAACCAGTGAAGGTGTGAGCAACAATGTGCAGACAGTATTATGCTCAGTTTCACGTGATCCACGTACACAGTGCTGTCAGTGCCAAGTTAATCCAAGTAAACCCCTTGAGTGTCTGTCATTTAAAGATTTCCTGATGAGTTTTTGACCAATTACATTTAAGATTTAAAGCAATATGGGAGAATATTTGAGGTTCATATGAAATACTGTTTACAGATCAATATAAGGTACTTACAAAGTGTCAAACTTACATGACCTAATTATTTATCTTAGTCCATAACATTGCTGTTGCAATTGCATGTGCCTGCTTTAATGTTATTATGATTTTTCTCATTGCATCACCTTTATTAATATCATGTTTTGAAATTATTGATCTTTGCAATAAGGGGAGCCTGTCGTTGTATGCTTGTTCatataatgacattaaaagtcCCAGCTTAGTGTTAAAGCAGTatgtttttgcacttttttatgGTTTGTCTGCAGCTGTATTCACTCATGGCCTAAAGTCCTGCAGTTggataaaatgattaaatatattAGGTTCCTTTATTTTATAACCCTTAAGTGTATGTGCAGATGTCTGGCATAACACCAACACCTGGACGGGAGACAACATCACAGCAACATTACGGTTTGAATATATGTGATGTGTCAGGAATAAAAGTAGGCCCCAGTTTTCCACCCGGGCATTAATGTGGGATTTGGgtgtaatattgtaaaagtgACAAATCCAAAATGCTGTCTTATATTGTGGCATTACTCTTGGGACTAAAGACCCAAGGGATGCTGCTGCTACAGCAATGCTCCACTGTGTTATTGCCATAAAAGGAAGCTTGAGATTTTAGCGGCATGTTCATTATCTCTGTCACAAACTGCTGAGTTTTCATACTGTGGACGGCTGCAGCTGGACAGTCTATACAGCATGTATATAGAAACTACACACATGCAAAGTGTCCCTTAATCTGTCTCTAATTTGCATATAGCTGAAAAGAGTTTCATTAATACACTGTTTGAATAGGTTTTGATACTGCTTGTCTGCAAGTGTTCTCATTGTTCATGCTCCAGTATCACACATAATGataaaacattgtgtttgtattcaatatgaaataaataatagaacaaAATAAATGGACTCAAATGAATTATAAGAGGAAAAGCTATTCCCACATTGCCTTTATATGGTTATGAGAAGTACATGTGTGTTGTTTGGACAGGTTTAAATGATCCTTTCGAATGGCTTTCTTatggttaagacttggttttgaccaaaacctggtcctaatgaggcataaCCTCATTTCTGGAGGAATTGGTTAGTAGGTTTAAGGTTAACATTTGAATTGGGGATAAGATAAGGTTAGTAGGGGTTGagcatgaactggttatggttaaggttagggatgatGCTTAggctgtttaaatgaatggaagtcaatgtagaCTCCTTAAAAGGGTAGCTGCGCGTGCGCGCGcgagtgtgtgcgcgcgtgtgtgtgtgtgtgacagtccGAAAGGAAAAGTCGGATTGGAGCAGTGACGTGATCCGCTGCTGGaaagagggagggggaaaaGAAGAGGGACGGCTGGACTCCATTAAGCCAAAGCCTGCAGGAAAACTGTTTGGGACACCTCACTTCTCCGGCGACTTCGTGTGGGATTTCTCTCTTCTTTATTATCTTTTACAGGCCCCATACATGATTTAAATAGGAGAAGCTTGTCCTGTGCCGTGTAGTCGACTGATTTAGTGTGTTTTTTCGTCTTTGTGAAGGTGAGTACTCACACTTAAATGTTCGTCCGCGAAGCTTCACTCGTTTGCCGCTTTGAAATATCAAAACGTCcctttctcctctttttgtCCCGGTTTAGTCGATTCTCCGACATTTTGCAACAGTTTTTACGTGTATTAGTGACACATTTTGTCggtttatttgcttttacaCGCACTTTTTTGGTGAAGTACGGAC
This genomic window contains:
- the ddhd1a gene encoding phospholipase DDHD1 isoform X1 encodes the protein MNTLNITTSSEGSESVNATNNNNEEEWDLGSDVFPCCHEMSPMDDALQADMSSVQTGLDVQLPLIHAGQHSSQDGLLLDLSSPGTYLDSNSPEYNSNAGPLFERRKRSRSNSSRHRFNEVVTELGAEEVRWFYREDKKTWKPFVGHDSLNIERMFRKYCELNPKDERPKGVRDREDEYSGLNGAVSVETGTSSEHEGRGSLDMSTVSPDERDPDGIEITVETVCVRGGLYEVDIKERECYPVYWKQQDHIPVMRGQWFIDGTWLPLEEEESDLIEQEHLNHFRGQQMQDTFETDLVVKTVDSKDVLSHLPPFYLPFLFKWSGYQRSARTTCHKRKRCQAIHSLKLSRTHVDWHSVDEVYLYSDATTSKIARTVTQKLGFSKASSSGTRLHRGYVEEASPEDRPPQTTHVVFVVHGIGQKMDQGRIIKNTGMLREGVRKMEEKHFSENTEEHVEFLPVEWRSKLTLDGDTVDSITPDKVRGLRDLLNSSAMDIMYYNSPLYRDEITKGLTQELNRLYTLFCSRNPGFEEQGGKVSIVSHSLGCVITYDIMTGWDPVRFCLQEHHAVEEELDPRWMSYEERHLLEQLRMTRNRLRVLENQLLTLEASRPSAPPALKFKVENFFCMGSPLAVFLALRGIRPGSSCHQDHILPTSICSRLFNVFHPTDPVAYRLEPLLLKHYSNISPVQIHWCSATNPTSYDEIRPTFLNPVKEPTSDTESIPSPSTSPVLPRRHYGESITSLGKASILGAASIGKGIGGILFSRFSRSNSQPSVSLGLEGVANPEEDEQKRAESQSAYGLSTMTRPTSPTNDSSLELERRIDFELREGLVESRYWSAVTSHTGYWCSHDIALFLLTFIYKQRSASGPAEEAPDPE
- the ddhd1a gene encoding phospholipase DDHD1 isoform X2; this translates as MNTLNITTSSEGSESVNATNNNNEEEWDLGSDVFPCCHEMSPMDDALQADMSSVQTGLDVQLPLIHAGQHSSQDGLLLDLSSPGTYLDSNSPEYNSNAGPLFERRKRSRSNSSRHRFNEVVTELGAEEVRWFYREDKKTWKPFVGHDSLNIERMFRKYCELNPKDERPKGVRDREDEYSGLNGAVSVETGTSSEHEGRGSLDMSTVSPDERDPDGIEITVETVCVRGGLYEVDIKERECYPVYWKQQDHIPVMRGQWFIDGTWLPLEEEESDLIEQEHLNHFRGQQMQDTFETDLVVKTVDSKDAIHSLKLSRTHVDWHSVDEVYLYSDATTSKIARTVTQKLGFSKASSSGTRLHRGYVEEASPEDRPPQTTHVVFVVHGIGQKMDQGRIIKNTGMLREGVRKMEEKHFSENTEEHVEFLPVEWRSKLTLDGDTVDSITPDKVRGLRDLLNSSAMDIMYYNSPLYRDEITKGLTQELNRLYTLFCSRNPGFEEQGGKVSIVSHSLGCVITYDIMTGWDPVRFCLQEHHAVEEELDPRWMSYEERHLLEQLRMTRNRLRVLENQLLTLEASRPSAPPALKFKVENFFCMGSPLAVFLALRGIRPGSSCHQDHILPTSICSRLFNVFHPTDPVAYRLEPLLLKHYSNISPVQIHWCSATNPTSYDEIRPTFLNPVKEPTSDTESIPSPSTSPVLPRRHYGESITSLGKASILGAASIGKGIGGILFSRFSRSNSQPSVSLGLEGVANPEEDEQKRAESQSAYGLSTMTRPTSPTNDSSLELERRIDFELREGLVESRYWSAVTSHTGYWCSHDIALFLLTFIYKQRSASGPAEEAPDPE